A genomic region of Aspergillus oryzae RIB40 DNA, chromosome 1 contains the following coding sequences:
- a CDS encoding uncharacterized protein (cyclin B and related kinase-activating proteins), with protein MAYHKRPTSSYQPCETFFVESYEDFPAPRMDPKEHAKLIARERQYAIADELSKVASDEFRDDILSHMLDMDASTLPDVESIDIQTEIQWFMRPYLLDFLIEAHTAFQLLPSTLFLTINLLDRYCSKRVVYKRHYQLVGCAALLIAAKYGDKKDRVPTIKELKSMCCSLYDDDMFTQMEWHVLQTLGWTIGHPTVDSFLQMAVIDTSYDPEVEHMALYISEISLFHREFVSKPSSDLARASLALARCILNRPQPRHTEWASQYDSMTLVGLSQQLHQPSQILFRKYSSAHFSRVSKILEQFLARQASVANYTPPSPPSDVNAESKPYEGEIGLATPQKAPHPSNMPHGYITPPITPENDAFVNGGNTTFVKAVAGTSACSPSPTPPPSMQYVDSHVYQESTFTQGQQFLQPQMSFTTSY; from the exons ATGGCTTATCATAAGCGTCCTACGTCCAGCTATCAGCCTTGCGAAACTTTCTTTGTGGAATCGTATGAGGACTTCCCTGCGCCCCGTATGGACCCGAAGGAGCACGCGAAATTGATTGCTCGCGAGCGCCAGTATGCCATTGCGGATGAACTGTCTAAAGTTGCCAGCGATGAGTTCCGTGATGATATTCTGTCTCACATGTTGGACATGGAT GCATCTACCCTCCCTGATGTTGAATCTATCGATATCCAAACGGAGATTCAGTGGTTTATGCGCCCTTACTTGCTCGACTTCTTAATCGAAGCCCACACGGCCTTCCAGCTGTTGCCCTCGACCCTTTTTTTGACAATCAATCTCCTCGATAGATACTGCTCAAAGCGTGTGGTCTACAAGAGGCATTATCAACTGGTTGGGTGTGCGGCCCTGCTTATTGCAGCAAAATATGGTGACAAGAAGGATCGTGTACCCACCATCAAGGAACTCAAATCGATGTGCTGCTCCCTGTATGATGACGACATGTTCACGCAGATGGAGTGGCATGTTTTGCAGACTTTGGGTTGGACGATTGGACACCCAACTGTGGACAGCTTCCTTCAGATGGCTGTCATAGACACATCATACGACCCCGAGGTCGAACACATGGCATTGTACATCTCGGAAATTTCTCTGTTTCACAGAGAGTTTGTGTCCAAGCCATCCTCTGATCTTGCTAGAGCTTCATTAGCTCTTGCGCGGTGTATCCTCAACAGACCACAGCCTCGCCACACCGAGTGGGCTTCACAATACGATTCGATGACATTAGTGGGCTTGTCTCAGCAGCTTCATCAGCCTTCCCAGATTTTGTTCCGGAAGTATTCGTCGGCTCATTTCTCTAGGGTCTCGAAGATTCTAGAGCAATTCTTGGCTCGTCAAGCTTCGGTCGCTAATTACACcccaccaagcccacccTCAGATGTCAACGCCGAGTCCAAACCGTACGAAGGCGAGATTGGACTGGCTACTCCGCAGAAGGCTCCCCATCCGTCGAACATGCCCCACGGTTATATCACGCCGCCAATTACACCCGAAAACGATGCTTTTGTAAATGGGGGCAACACTACCTTCGTAAAAGCGGTCGCAGGGACGAGTGCTTGCTCTCCCTCCCCTACGCCACCACCGAGCATGCAATATGTGGACTCTCATGTATATCAAGAGTCCACATTCACCCAGGGGCAGCAATTCCTTCAACCACAGATGTCATTCACCACTAGCTACTGA
- a CDS encoding ATP-dependent helicase (3'-5' DNA helicase), producing the protein MDSILDGLNSAQRAAVSSPSPILQVLAPPGSGKTKTLTARVAYLLAHHGYRPQDVICCTFTIKASREMRERLAKLVGDRVQSKLILGTFHSICRRYLVTYGYLIGLRKGFGIADSGDSLAIIRRIVKRLQLNIQPNMARGRISYQKAHGVTPEDLEAKQMKGSKVLEHREFIQVYQAYESHLADSNLLDYDDLLLRCAQLLRQHPECVSNVQSVLVDEFQDTNHIQYQLMNLFASQNRRITVVGDPDQSIYGFRSAEIKNLTRMQQLYSDTSVVLLEDNYRSSGSILSSAQDVIEQDSSRPAKRLQPTHSVGTMPVLRKLPTAEAEAQWIVLEIKRCIAMTGKLLKYSDFAILLRSAALSRQIESEMGKQGMPYRMVGGLRFFDRVEIKLLLDYLRVISQPGNTDALLRIINVPSRKIGEESIRSLMSGAEKANKPLWDFMKDVAQGRRSTEKTLSKPTSNGLGNFVGLIESSREKLLECTDCSAPKKLLEFVIKKLSFREYLTSTYGTNEENKWANVEELMGQAEDTAAAGEENEHDDSLPEIQGLSQQQAHPGEEALSRFLANVALSTEVLQQEGEDGEQSQERVTISTIHAAKGLEWPVVFVPAVYNGIIPHSRAEDSDEERRLLYVAMTRAQALLYLSYPLEQSRSGETTSVSTFLPEKIIESRFRLLGPNLHEQIVYAIADILRRPRPTLEAMLEGQVSLPSTLDDQWTVDGREAADAVFRWDGSRAVDGEEPSAKRPRYSRESSISTTTTYVSASTYTMNGSNLSVPTTMSLGFSTAREYIATSTAAKQEQKPGLGFENKSKTAGTGSSGRSAVGLSQQSISGFFSKPSSQPKPKSSESAPAHCHKTPGDRNNVIGQAVDGKNKNVLPTNFSTYRPQAQRLQAARPILEPSDPNRYTWLATSSKPTEKPILRSGEEGKEISDKGEAGREWAASEVKRPQGPVGGARPATTYHTTTMSMLQSAAPVPTRRTLGIRRSMNGWEERMKRAGNQRP; encoded by the exons ATGGATTCGATACTCGATGGGTTGAATTCCGCGCAGAGAGCCGCTGTATCGTCGCCATCCCCGATTCTCCAGGTCCTCGCCCCGCCCGGCTCAGGAAAGACCAAGACCTTAACGGCGCGCGTCGCGTACCTCCTCGCCCACCATGGCTATCGACCGCAAGATGTCATTTGCTGCACGTTCACAATCAAAGCGAGCCGGGAGATGCGGGAGCGTCTGGCAAAGTTGGTCGGGGACCGGGTGCAGTCAAAATTGATTCTGGGAACGTTTCACTCCATCTGTCGACGGTACTTGGTGACTTATGGGTATTTGATTGGGCTGCGGAAAGGGTTTGGAATTGCAGATTCCGGGGATAGTTTGGCTATTATTAGG AGAATTGTCAAGCGGTTACAACTCAATATCCAGCCTAATATGGCTCGCGGGCGGATTTCGTATCAAAAAGCTCATGGGGTGACGCCGGAGGATCTGGAAGCGAAACAGATGAAGGGCTCCAAGGTGCTGGAGCATCGGGAGTTTATTCAGGTTTACCAAGCGTACGAATCGCATCTGGCGGATTCGAATTTACTCGATTACGATGATCTACTTCTACGGTGCGCCCAGCTGCTTCGACAACATCCGGAGTGTGTTTCGAACGTCCAGTCAGTCCTAGTCGATGAGTTTCAAGACACAAATCACATCCAGTACCAGTTGATGAACCTTTTCGCATCACAGAATAGACGGATTACAGTTGTCGGGGATCCGGATCAGAGTATATACGGGTTTCGATCGGCTGAGATTAAGAACTTGACGCGTATGCAGCAGCTGTATAGCGATACATCTGTTGTGTTGTTAGAGGATAATTACCGGTCGTCGGGGTCCATCTTGAGCTCAGCTCAAGATGTCATCGAACAAGATTCGTCACGGCCAGCTAAAAGGCTGCAACCAACCCATAGTGTGGGGACGATGCCGGTACTGCGGAAATTGCCAACAGCGGAGGCTGAAGCTCAGTGGATCGTTCTCGAAATTAAAAGATGCATTGCTATGACGGGGAAGCTGCTGAAGTATTCCGATTTTGCGATATTGCTCAGGTCGGCTGCACTTTCGCGACAGATCGAATCGGAAATGGGAAAACAGGGCATGCCGTACAGGATGGTCGGAGGCTTACGTTTCTTCGATAGAGTAGAGATCAAACTACTTCTGGATTACCTGAGAGTTATCAGCCAGCCGGGAAACACCGATGCGCTTCTGCGAATTATCAACGTTCCATCAAGGAAAATCGGTGAAGAATCGATCCGATCGTTAATGAGTGGCGCGGAGAAAGCGAACAAGCCTCTCTGGGATTTCATGAAGGACGTGGCACAAGGTCGCAGGTCGACCGAAAAGACTTTGTCGAAGCCTACCAGCAATGGGCTAGGTAATTTTGTCGGTCTCATCGAGTCGTCGAGAGAGAAACTCCTCGAATGTACCGACTGTTCGGCCCcgaagaagcttcttgagttTGTGATCAAAAAGCTTTCCTTTCGAGAATACCTTACGTCGACGTACGGTACCAACGAGGAGAACAAATGGGCGAACGTGGAGGAGCTTATGGGCCAAGCGGAAGATACGGCTGCAGCCGGGGAGGAAAACGAGCATGACGATAGCCTCCCAGAAATTCAAGGCCTCTCACAGCAGCAAGCTCATCCGGGAGAAGAGGCATTATCGCGATTTCTGGCCAATGTGGCGCTCTCCACCGAGGTTCTTCAGCAAGAGGGAGAGGACGGTGAGCAATCACAGGAGAGAGTGACGATTTCCACTATCCATGCCGCAAAAGGCCTGGAATGGCCGGTTGTCTTCGTGCCAGCTGTGTATAACGGCATTATCCCTCATTCGCGTGCAGAGGAttcggatgaagagagacGGCTGCTCTACGTGGCCATGACTAGAGCGCAGGCGCTGTTGTACCTGAGTTACCCCCTTGAGCAGTCCCGCAGCGGTGAAACGACGAGTGTATCAACATTTCTTCCGGAAAAAATCATAGAATCACGATTTCGTCTATTAGGACCTAATCTGCATGAACAGATCGTCTATGCAATCGCTGACATCTTACGGCGGCCGAGACCGACTCTCGAGGCTATGCTCGAGGGTCAGGTCTCACTACCTTCCACGCTTGATGACCAATGGACGGTAGACGGTCGAGAGGCTGCGGACGCCGTGTTTAGATGGGACGGCTCTAGAGCAGTCGATGGAGAGGAACCTAGCGCTAAAAGACCACGGTATAGCCGAGAatcttcgatatcaaccacaaccacgtACGTGTCTGCCTCAACATACACAATGAATGGCTCGAACTTGTCCGTACCAACGACCATGTCGCTTGGATTCTCGACAGCACGGGAGTATATCGCGACGAGCACAGCCGCTaagcaggaacaaaagcCGGGACTCGGGTTCGAGAACAAATCAAAAACAGCAGGAACCGGATCATCTGGACGCAGTGCGGTTGGCCTTTCGCAGCAGAGCATATCCGGGTTCTTCAGTAAGCCTTCGTCTCAGCCCAAACCGAAATCTAGCGAATCAGCACCGGCACATTGCCACAAGACCCCTGGCGATCGAAACAATGTCATTGGGCAGGCGGTAGACggcaaaaataaaaacgTGCTCCCAACGAACTTCTCGACGTATAGACCACAGGCGCAGCGCCTGCAAGCAGCCCGTCCGATTCTCGAACCGTCGGACCCCAACCGTTACACGTGGCTGGCGACGTCTTCAAAGCCCACGGAGAAACCGATCTTGCGCAGCGGTGAAGAGGGCAAGGAAATATCCGACAAGGGCGAAGCCGGGAGGGAGTGGGCAGCGAGCGAGGTTAAAAGACCTCAAGGGCCGGTTGGGGGTGCCCGACCAGCGACCACGTATCACACGACTACAATGTCGATGTTACAGAGCGCGGCACCAGTACCGACGAGAAGAACTCTGGGGATTCGACGAAGTATGAATGGGTGGGAAgaacggatgaagagggcaGGCAATCAGCGGCCGTGA